The sequence below is a genomic window from Alphaproteobacteria bacterium.
TGTCTTTAAATGCTTGGCTATGGGGCAGGAATATAAGCGGGTCATCCTCGGCCGAAAGCGCTAAAACGGGGCAATCCCAAGCTTTCAGCCCCGGGCGGCCATCGATTGCATTCAAATCCTGTAAACCTGTCAACAAAGCCGCCTGGTCTATAATCTCTTGGTTTAAATCATAACCGGCACGTACCAATTCTTGAAAATCCTGCAATACAATCAAGGGTTCCGTCTGCCATTTTTTTTGCATCTTGCGTAAATAGGCCTGCGGAACGCCATTTGGAAAATCCAGACTTTGGGTAAACTTAGGAAAAGAATTAATCGCAATTGCCGATTTAGGTTTTGGCAGATTTTTCAAAGCCCACAACAGTCCCGCCGAGTGGGCAATTAATATATAATCGTCATCCATAGAATCAGGCTGTTGTGCGCGGTTATAATAACCTAAATCCAAACAGGCGGATTTTTTCAACGGCAGTTGTTGCAATAGTGGGCGCCAAAAACGCGCATCAAAACCCCAACCGTGAACAAAAACAAACTGGCTCATGCAGCGATATTGGAAATATCCGGCTTATGCTTGCACCAACGGAACAAGGCCTGAATCAGCTGATCGACATGGTGCGTCGAATGCGCCGCGGTCATGGAAATGCGCAAACGGCTGGTACCTTGGGGCACCGTTGGTGGGCGGATCGCCATACACAAAATTCCTTGATGTTCTAAACTCTTTTGCAATTGCATGGCGTCTTTCGCTTCACCAACAATCAATGGCGTGATATGCGCATCGCTATGCATCGTTTCCAATTGCAATGGCCTGATGGCGCTGCGGAAATAATCGGCATTGGCCAGCAATTTTGACCGTGACACCGATAATCCCGGAATCATATCGATCGCCGCATCGATAGTGCCCCAAATCAATGGCGACAAGCCAGTGGAGAACATAAAGCCCGGGCAACGATTAATTAAATATTCGCGCAAAACATGGCTGCAGGCGACATACGCACCAGACGATCCAAATGCCTTGCCAAACGTGCCCATAATACAATCGATCTGATCTGCATATTGCGCCGTCAGGCCCCAGCCATTCTGACCCAATACACCGACCGCATGAGCATCGTCCAAATATAAAAATGCATTATATTTCTTAGCCAATGCAATCAAGCCCGGTACATTGGCTCTGTCGCCATCCATACCGAACAAGGTTTCACTGACAATAAACCTGGAAATTTTCCGCATCATGGATTTTTTCAATAAATCTTCGAGATGATTTAAATCCAAATGCCGGTACCGGCGCAATTCCGCGCCAGCCAATTTCACGCCAGTCACCAGCGAATTGTGATTGAGGCGGTCGGCAAAAACAACCACATCCAGGCCCAATACATGCCGGTCCATTAAGGCCGGCAAAACGC
It includes:
- a CDS encoding 8-amino-7-oxononanoate synthase encodes the protein MDTPYQKFTQGLKNKGEWRELQPYSPSASGQIRRDMEDFINFSSNDYLNLSQSREMRMRAISFAQQFGCGSTASRLVTGNLTAFEEIEHKLANAIGKPSTLIFSSGYQTNSSVLPALMDRHVLGLDVVVFADRLNHNSLVTGVKLAGAELRRYRHLDLNHLEDLLKKSMMRKISRFIVSETLFGMDGDRANVPGLIALAKKYNAFLYLDDAHAVGVLGQNGWGLTAQYADQIDCIMGTFGKAFGSSGAYVACSHVLREYLINRCPGFMFSTGLSPLIWGTIDAAIDMIPGLSVSRSKLLANADYFRSAIRPLQLETMHSDAHITPLIVGEAKDAMQLQKSLEHQGILCMAIRPPTVPQGTSRLRISMTAAHSTHHVDQLIQALFRWCKHKPDISNIAA
- a CDS encoding alpha/beta hydrolase produces the protein MSQFVFVHGWGFDARFWRPLLQQLPLKKSACLDLGYYNRAQQPDSMDDDYILIAHSAGLLWALKNLPKPKSAIAINSFPKFTQSLDFPNGVPQAYLRKMQKKWQTEPLIVLQDFQELVRAGYDLNQEIIDQAALLTGLQDLNAIDGRPGLKAWDCPVLALSAEDDPLIFLPHSQAFKDMGARFDLRLSPVGGHILPLSQPQWCAEQIQEFCK